From a single bacterium genomic region:
- a CDS encoding NADP-dependent malic enzyme, translating to MADANEKREALKRAALEYHAGGERRGKIEVISTKPCVTQRDLSLAYTPGVAQPCLEIERDPSLARQYTAKGNLVAVVSNGTAVLGLGNIGALAGKPVMEGKGVLFKRFADIDVFDIELATEDPEAVIAAVKAMEPTFGGINLEDIKAPECFVIEERLKQEMQIPVFHDDQHGTAIISGAALVNALELVGKDISKVKVVFSGAGAAGIACADFYVLLGVRPENILMVDSKGVLWQGRGDEGRNRYKDRYYRATKARDIGDALRGADVFCGVSLKDLVTPEMVRAMADKPIIFAMANPDPEITYPAAKAARPDCIMATGRSDYPNQVNNVLGFPFIFRGALDVEATAINEEMKLAAARALARLAKEEVPESVKRAYDDSDLSFGPEYIIPKPFDPRVLVWEASAVAEAAMATGVAQKPIDLEEYREKLRERQDWSREIMRKFHVLARRDPKRIVFPEGTHPKVIWATSEIAREGIARPLLLGRAEEIRARFEELHHDPEGIEIVEPKSAPQMEEYVKAYYKLRQRKGITQVQAQHDLRDYFVFATMMVQQGHADGMVAGVTVNYPEVLRPALKIIGPRPGGRLVAGMYMLVHEHRLYCLADCSVNINPDARDLAEITLMAASELDRLQIVPRIALLSFASFGSVRTPETEKVAEAVRLIRQERPYLVVDGPVQADLALDLDALREHFPFTELKGRPNLLIFPNLDAGNIALKLLEKFSATHSYGPIMMGMAKPIHLVVRGSDVGTIVNLTAIATVDAQTVARREQQLREALNFAT from the coding sequence ATGGCCGACGCCAACGAGAAGCGGGAGGCCCTCAAGCGGGCCGCGCTCGAGTACCACGCCGGCGGCGAGCGCCGCGGCAAGATCGAGGTCATCTCCACCAAGCCCTGCGTCACCCAGCGCGACCTCTCGCTGGCCTACACGCCCGGCGTTGCCCAGCCCTGCCTGGAGATCGAGCGCGATCCCAGCTTGGCCCGCCAGTACACGGCCAAGGGCAACCTGGTGGCCGTGGTCTCCAACGGAACGGCCGTGCTCGGCCTGGGCAACATCGGCGCCCTCGCCGGCAAGCCGGTGATGGAGGGCAAGGGCGTCCTCTTCAAGCGCTTCGCCGACATCGACGTCTTCGACATCGAGCTCGCCACCGAGGACCCCGAGGCGGTCATCGCCGCCGTCAAGGCGATGGAGCCCACCTTCGGCGGCATCAACCTCGAGGACATCAAGGCCCCCGAGTGCTTCGTCATCGAGGAGCGGCTCAAGCAGGAGATGCAGATCCCCGTCTTTCACGACGACCAGCACGGCACGGCGATCATCTCCGGCGCCGCGCTCGTCAACGCGCTCGAGCTGGTGGGCAAGGACATCAGCAAGGTGAAGGTGGTCTTCAGCGGCGCCGGGGCGGCCGGCATCGCCTGCGCGGACTTCTACGTCCTGCTCGGCGTGCGCCCCGAGAACATCCTGATGGTGGACAGCAAGGGCGTGCTCTGGCAGGGCCGCGGCGACGAGGGGCGCAACCGGTACAAGGACAGGTACTACCGCGCGACGAAGGCGCGCGACATCGGCGACGCCCTGCGCGGCGCCGACGTCTTCTGCGGCGTTTCGCTCAAGGACCTCGTGACGCCCGAGATGGTCAGGGCGATGGCGGACAAGCCCATCATCTTCGCGATGGCCAACCCCGACCCGGAGATCACCTACCCGGCGGCGAAGGCGGCTCGCCCGGATTGCATCATGGCCACCGGCCGCAGCGACTACCCGAACCAGGTCAACAACGTGCTCGGCTTTCCCTTCATCTTCCGTGGCGCCCTCGACGTCGAGGCGACGGCGATCAACGAGGAGATGAAGCTAGCCGCCGCGCGCGCGCTCGCGCGACTGGCCAAGGAGGAGGTGCCGGAGTCGGTCAAACGCGCCTACGACGACAGCGATCTCAGCTTCGGGCCCGAGTACATCATCCCCAAGCCCTTCGATCCGCGCGTGCTGGTCTGGGAGGCGAGCGCCGTCGCCGAGGCGGCGATGGCGACGGGGGTCGCCCAGAAGCCGATCGACCTCGAGGAGTACCGCGAGAAGCTGCGCGAGCGCCAGGACTGGTCGCGCGAGATCATGCGCAAGTTCCACGTCCTCGCCCGGCGCGATCCCAAGCGCATCGTCTTCCCCGAGGGCACGCATCCGAAGGTCATCTGGGCCACCAGCGAGATCGCCCGCGAGGGCATCGCCAGACCCCTGCTGCTCGGCCGTGCCGAGGAGATCCGCGCCCGCTTCGAGGAGCTGCACCACGACCCGGAGGGCATCGAGATCGTCGAGCCCAAGAGCGCGCCGCAGATGGAGGAGTACGTCAAGGCCTACTACAAGCTGCGCCAGCGCAAGGGGATCACCCAGGTGCAGGCCCAGCACGACCTGCGCGACTACTTCGTCTTCGCGACGATGATGGTGCAGCAGGGGCACGCCGACGGAATGGTGGCCGGCGTCACCGTCAACTACCCGGAGGTTCTGCGGCCGGCGCTGAAGATCATCGGCCCGCGACCCGGCGGCCGCCTCGTGGCCGGCATGTACATGCTCGTCCACGAGCACCGGCTCTACTGCCTGGCCGACTGCTCGGTGAACATCAATCCGGATGCACGCGATCTGGCGGAGATCACGCTGATGGCCGCTTCCGAGCTGGATCGCCTGCAGATCGTGCCGCGCATCGCGCTGCTCTCCTTCGCCAGCTTCGGCTCGGTGCGCACGCCCGAGACGGAGAAGGTGGCGGAGGCCGTGCGGCTCATCCGCCAGGAGCGTCCCTACCTGGTGGTGGACGGTCCGGTGCAGGCCGACCTCGCCCTCGACCTGGACGCGCTGCGCGAGCACTTCCCCTTCACCGAACTGAAGGGGCGGCCCAACCTGCTCATCTTCCCGAATCTCGATGCGGGCAATATCGCCCTCAAGCTGCTGGAGAAGTTCAGCGCCACCCACAGCTACGGACCGATCATGATGGGCATGGCCAAGCCGATCCACCTCGTCGTGCGCGGCAGCGACGTCGGCACGATCGTCAATCTGACGGCGATCGCGACGGTGGACGCCCAGACCGTGGCGCGCCGGGAGCAGCAGCTGCGCGAGGCACTCAACTTCGCCACCTAG